In one window of Musa acuminata AAA Group cultivar baxijiao chromosome BXJ3-2, Cavendish_Baxijiao_AAA, whole genome shotgun sequence DNA:
- the LOC135586913 gene encoding bZIP transcription factor 12-like isoform X1, translating to MASSRVMASSPSANSDLTRQSSACSLPIADLQSSVSGGGGRGLGKTLGSMSMEDLFRNIYGGGRGGEGGDPMLRQGSFVLPKVVGEKAVEEVWRQMGADRRPDGGDGSVAEMTLEDFLARAGAVGEEDVGVASGWSPVVLGPSPIMVDRLVQQQQFAAGLGKAEGAERGGRGKKRPMLDPVDRATLQRQKRMIKNRESAARSRERKQAYIAELESLVARLEQDKAQLLRSLEELKRTRFKQLTENVVPVTESKRPNRPLRRTSSMEW from the exons ATGGCGTCGTCGCGGGTGATGGCGTCGTCCCCGTCCGCGAACTCCGATCTCACGCGCCAGTCATCCGCATGCTCCCTCCCCATCGCGGACCTCCAGAGCTCCGTCAGTGGCGGCGGTGGAAGGGGCCTCGGAAAGACCCTCGGATCCATGAGCATGGAGGACCTCTTCCGCAACATATACGGCGGCGGCAGGGGCGGCGAGGGGGGAGACCCGATGTTGCGGCAGGGGAGCTTCGTGCTACCCAAGGTCGTCGGGGAAAAGGCAGTGGAGGAGGTGTGGCGACAGATGGGCGCTGACCGGAGGCCGGACGGCGGGGACGGATCGGTCGCGGAGATGACGCTGGAGGACTTCCTGGCGCGGGCGGGCGCGGTGGGGGAGGAGGACGTCGGCGTTGCGTCCGGTTGGAGCCCGGTGGTTTTGGGGCCGAGTCCCATCATGGTGGATCGGTTAGTCCAACAGCAGCAGTTTGCCGCGGGGTTGGGGAAAGCGGAGGGTGCTGAAAGGGGCGGGAGAGGGAAAAAGAGGCCGATGTTGGATCCGGTGGATAGAGCCACTTTACAGCGTCAGAAGAGGATGATCAAGAACAGGGAGTCTGCTGCTAGATCGAGGGAGAGGAAACAG GCTTATATTGCTGAGCTTGAATCTTTGGTTGCACGATTGGAGCAGGACAAGGCACAGTTGTTGAGATCTCTG GAGGAGCTGAAAAGAACGAGGTTTAAGCAG CTTACAGAAAATGTAGTACCAGTAACAGAGAGTAAAAGACCAAACCGACCTCTGCGAAGAACAAGCTCTATGGAGTGGTAG
- the LOC135586913 gene encoding bZIP transcription factor 12-like isoform X2, with translation MASSRVMASSPSANSDLTRQSSACSLPIADLQSSVSGGGGRGLGKTLGSMSMEDLFRNIYGGGRGGEGGDPMLRQGSFVLPKVVGEKAVEEVWRQMGADRRPDGGDGSVAEMTLEDFLARAGAVGEEDVGVASGWSPVVLGPSPIMVDRLVQQQQFAAGLGKAEGAERGGRGKKRPMLDPVDRATLQRQKRMIKNRESAARSRERKQAYIAELESLVARLEQDKAQLLRSLEELKRTRFKQGLIGLVTLVLNAYALVIC, from the exons ATGGCGTCGTCGCGGGTGATGGCGTCGTCCCCGTCCGCGAACTCCGATCTCACGCGCCAGTCATCCGCATGCTCCCTCCCCATCGCGGACCTCCAGAGCTCCGTCAGTGGCGGCGGTGGAAGGGGCCTCGGAAAGACCCTCGGATCCATGAGCATGGAGGACCTCTTCCGCAACATATACGGCGGCGGCAGGGGCGGCGAGGGGGGAGACCCGATGTTGCGGCAGGGGAGCTTCGTGCTACCCAAGGTCGTCGGGGAAAAGGCAGTGGAGGAGGTGTGGCGACAGATGGGCGCTGACCGGAGGCCGGACGGCGGGGACGGATCGGTCGCGGAGATGACGCTGGAGGACTTCCTGGCGCGGGCGGGCGCGGTGGGGGAGGAGGACGTCGGCGTTGCGTCCGGTTGGAGCCCGGTGGTTTTGGGGCCGAGTCCCATCATGGTGGATCGGTTAGTCCAACAGCAGCAGTTTGCCGCGGGGTTGGGGAAAGCGGAGGGTGCTGAAAGGGGCGGGAGAGGGAAAAAGAGGCCGATGTTGGATCCGGTGGATAGAGCCACTTTACAGCGTCAGAAGAGGATGATCAAGAACAGGGAGTCTGCTGCTAGATCGAGGGAGAGGAAACAG GCTTATATTGCTGAGCTTGAATCTTTGGTTGCACGATTGGAGCAGGACAAGGCACAGTTGTTGAGATCTCTG GAGGAGCTGAAAAGAACGAGGTTTAAGCAG GGACTGATTGGTCTGGTGACGTTGGTTCTGAATGCCTATGCATTAGTTATCTGTTGA